The Portunus trituberculatus isolate SZX2019 chromosome 19, ASM1759143v1, whole genome shotgun sequence genome contains a region encoding:
- the LOC123506221 gene encoding uncharacterized protein LOC123506221, which produces MPPLKAVERLEKLCGSKVANHLFCVFSSWYKGSNGFNINIDHNYIESESLGNGTLLKLHGLLNNASEYGEESLLQDCNAREDKYIQQLAEKNNEQGNCRSGAVSPIPLQYHMIDAVSHWLAREAKEYLSSHLAPRFREEVLELLINVIACKVDLPRPKEKLRIYEEHLDFICLLAFLLCISLKCLLTKGVTALDLSPISHLVKKWKLLCWGGEIVNHNGEECKCPSFDIFGFSFDIGVSGLKTLKYLKLPHFVYNSFVRKVAYMCPNLEVLILRCSADCANPKYNAPVVTNVELLYGDSMLCPDGHVRLIPGCKDLVTLALPEGVETLDVTNDAIEMLTYMPNLQYFVGVPMIYVTEEFEEIFDQFPEPPKLTNFHHGAYEILSWPTFVYEESPAVPNPEYLSRVFSRVKEVGIYAPSHVTEKVLKGFPKAQDITIFTDNFPAHGKYLKNLTSLDINTGYQEEWPILVSLSQTSPKLEQLTLRSFSLQMDDVCTQSPVFSSLHTLKFHGQHVLQATALLIFLRGCPSLSTFVLSMITDEDGDSQLDEQTLLQAIPMLTGIQKFVYKVQSAFKTTGGVPSSLTMQSCLALIEACPYLMYIGQLETWKITKLELNTLQELVRSKNWALEIA; this is translated from the coding sequence ATGCCACCACTCAAAGCTGTAGAGCGACTGGAGAAACTTTGTGGCAGTAAAGTTGCAAATCACCTTTTTTGTGTCTTCTCATCATGGTACAAAGGCAGCAACGGTTTCAATATTAATATTGACCATAACTACATTGAAAGTGAAAGCTTAGGAAATGGTACTCTACTGAAGCTTCATGGCTTGTTGAATAATGCTTCAGAGTATGGAGAAGAGTCCCTGCTTCAGGATTGCAATGCAAGAGAGGACAAATATATTCAGCAGttagctgaaaaaaataatgaacaaggaAACTGCAGAAGTGGTGCAGTCTCTCCTATACCACTTCAGTACCACATGATAGATGCAGTAAGTCACTGGTTGGCAAGGGAAGCAAAAGAATACTTGTCCAGCCACTTAGCCCCAAGGTTCCGGGAAGAGGTCCTTGAACTCCTTATAAATGTAATTGCTTGTAAGGTTGATTTGCCCAGGCCCAAAGAAAAGCTTCGCATATATGAGGAACATTTGGATTTTATATGTTTGTTAGCCTTCTTATTATGCATAAGCCTGAAGTGTTTGCTGACAAAGGGTGTTACAGCTTTGGATTTGTCTCCTATATCACATTtagtaaaaaaatggaaattgttGTGTTGGGGTGGAGAAATTGTCAATCATAATGGGGAAGAATGTAAATGTCCTTCTTTTGACATATTTGGCTTTTCTTTTGACATTGGAGTTTCAGGAttaaaaacactgaaatatcTGAAGTTACCCCATTTTGTATATAACAGCTTTGTAAGGAAAGTCGCATACATGTGCCCTAACCTAGAAGTTTTAATTCTGCGATGTTCAGCAGACTGTGCCAACCCAAAGTACAATGCTCCTGTTGTCACTAATGTGGAACTATTGTATGGAGACTCTATGCTTTGTCCTGATGGCCATGTGAGACTTATACCTGGTTGTAAGGATTTAGTTACTCTTGCTTTGCCTGAAGGTGTAGAGACCTTAGATGTCACCAATGATGCCATTGAAATGTTAACCTACATGCCCAACCTGCAGTACTTTGTAGGTGTTCCTATGATTTATGTGACAGAGGAGTTTGAGGAAATTTTTGATCAGTTTCCTGAGCCTCCAAAGTTAACTAATTTTCATCATGGTGCATATGAAATATTGAGTTGGCCAACTTTTGTGTATGAGGAGTCTCCAGCAGTACCCAATCCTGAGTATTTGTCCAGAGTGTTTTCCAGAGTTAAAGAGGTAGGAATATATGCACCAAGTCATGTCACTGAAAAAGTTTTGAAGGGATTTCCAAAGGCTCAAGACATTACAATTTTCACGGATAATTTTCCAGCTCATGGTAAATACTTAAAAAACTTGACATCACTGGATATCAATACAGGGTATCAAGAAGAGTGGCCTATTCTTGTCTCCCTAAGTCAGACCTCCCCAAAACTAGAACAATTAACCCTCAGATCTTTCTCCTTGCAAATGGATGATGTCTGTACCCAAAGTCCTGTCTTTTCATCCTTGCATACCTTAAAGTTTCATGGTCAACATGTACTACAAGCAACTGCACTGCTCATCTTCCTTCGTGGTTGTCCTTCACTCTCTACCTTCGTTCTCTCAATGATAACAGATGAGGATGGAGATTCACAACTGGATGAACAAACTCTCTTGCAAGCTATTCCAATGTTAACTGGTATCCAGAAATTTGTATATAAAGTTCAGAGTGCTTTCAAGACCACAGGTGGTGTTCCATCTAGCTTAACAATGCAGTCATGTTTGGCTTTGATTGAAGCTTGTCCATACCTTATGTATATAGGACAACTGGAAACGTGGAAAATTACAAAGTTAGAATTAAATACTTTACAGGAGTTAGTGAGGAGTAAAAATTGGGCTTTGGAAATTGCTTGA